The DNA segment CCAGCAGCTGAACCAGAACCCGAACCAGAACCCATCCAGGACACAAGTAAGGTTAAAACTGTAGGTTGTGAAGGTATTAACATGACATTATGGTTAAATTGTTCACAAATGTCATATTCTACAGTAGGCAACTCTATTTACTTGTATTGTGATGTTaggatttaaaatgaatgcataTGTGTTTCTTATATAGTGTTGTTTACATATACCTACTGTGTGTGTCGTAATGTATTAAGGTGTACAATTGGTCAAAACATGTGACGTGATTAAactgaaattattttaaatacttaaaaaagtacaaattCATGCAAATCTCTTTTATCATCCAGTTACCCGAGATGCCGAGCAGAATAATCAAGTTGTGGAAGAAGAGAAAAGCAGAGTATGCTCTCCTGCTCTCATCCCGGAAACTGATACACGTACCAAAAACACACCAAAGCCCAAATGCCTCTCCTCACATAAAAGCACTAGATCAAAGGTAAAGCCTCATGCCATCAAAGACACAGATAAAGAGAATCGTCATCCTTTTGCACTGTATGGTGCAGGAGAGAAGCAGACAGATATGGCCTCCAGGAAAACCCATAATGTTGGTCCTGAAGCCTCAACCGCAGATGTGAGTGTCATATCAGTACAGTACTATATGTCATGCTTTATGCATATATCATTCGATCTTTCTTCTCTTTAGATTCATGAGTCAGCGTTGCGAGCAAAAACAAGACGGGAGTTGGAAAAACAAATGAGGAGAGTTGACAAGCAGAGAGCCAGATCCGCTGACTTGGAAACCAGCAGAAATAAGATTGTCCCGGATTACAACCCCTGGATGACAGAATACATGAGCTGCTTCTCTGCTAGGTCTCGGTAGaactgttttttaaaaaagctttaagAATGTCTGTAAATATCTAAACCACTCAGGCTTAAAAACCAGAAACATTCCATGTGATGACTAGTGAAGAACACATTTTATCCAGCTCACTTTGCCGTCTTCCAAAATGGGTCACAATAAATTCAACTCAATTTTGTCACGTTTTTAAGGGTTTATTTACACCATGAAGATGTTATATTTATCAGTAGGCTACATGTCAAACTTGACATTACAGTCCAATGATGCTGCAGAGCAAACTGTCAAACAATCACATGCCTTggtgcatttttttatatatagttaaaggggtcatatggcgcaaatacgcgtttttctgtgtcttttggtgtgttataagttgcccatgcatgtataagacacgtaaaattgcaaaaattaaagtgtcggaacaaaagatgcattctatctaaaagcgaatgctcacccagacctgcctgaaacgcctcgtgtaaccacacccccacaaatctacatcagttcgtggtatgatttgactaagaccgcccaaatgtatacgcaagtaaggtgggcgtacctgtcagtacaattgctttggaacctgatgttccaaatatggtaagaggcgttacatttccgtcacacacttgcagtattcgaccaatcacaatcaatacgcactggttaactggccaatcatagcacacctcgcttttcagagtgatgagctttgtaaaaaatctgtgtttcagagaggcggggcaaagaggagatacaaacatgcacggtatgtggaaaatacagcatttttgaaccttaaatcgtgtgtacacattgcattacacctaaaacaaacaaatatattcgttttagccgtgtcatatgaccctcatatgacccctttaatactaAGATTTGCACGCCATGAGACATGCCATTGTCTCTTTAAACTCTTAAACTCTGTAGATTGTCAGTAATAAACAATTACTTGAGTGTTACTTAAGTGCTAAATGTTATGTATTATGTTAACTGTTGTGGTGTATTAATATTGAAGATTCATGCAAGTTATCTATTTTGTATTCTTCTGAAGTCATTTGCGCAAATGTGAATCTTTGTGAAGTGTAAATAAGGTCCCCATTATTTAAGTAAGCTGCACATTTGCACGCAGGCAGTTATACTAATGTTTGCTGAGAAAATCGTGTTTAAGGGTATCTGTAGAAATTCTCActtatgttcatttttaagcaTATCGTACATTTAgtgatatttttttcttttggtgGCAGTCAGGCATTCAATGCATTAATCAGGAATAATGATAAAGATGACAATTATTTAAACAGGTGTATTACATATTTGGTTCGGTATCTGTAATTGAAGGATACATGTTTGTATGAGCAAATGTAAAGCCATTTTGTACTACGCATCTTCATTGTCAATTCTGGCACATAAAACTCTGTAAGTATGTTGTGAATGGTGTTTACTGTAACAGTAATGATGCCACAATACCACTAATGAATTAAGTTGACCGATTTCCATTTCACTGTCTGATTTATAATCTGTGGTTGAGGTTGACATATGTCTGCCGGTAAAATCCACAACACTTGAGACCATTGAGATGGGAAATGTTTGACTAGTCGTAGTCCTCatcttttttaacaagttgTACTGTTTAAAGTTCAATTTGTGAACTGGCTTAACCAACcaaataaaacatgttatttaaattAGAGGTGTAAAAGTATTTGTGTTTGAAGTTAGGGATTGATTTACATAGTTCACTACAGTAAGGTTTTAAAGGGCTTGTCGATTTATATATAATgcagtatatatacacacactaatacactgtcaacacaacactgctaaattacataaacacaaactcaTGAAATTAGACATCAAGATTCTCACAGCCTGCCATAATTTCtgctcatttttaaaaaattgaaaacGGTTAAACTGGAGTGAACATTCTGTATTTAACACAAGTAATGATATAAAGACTTTAAATTCAGGATCCTTGGTGTACTTTTCTCAATAAATTTGCTTCCTGTTACCACAAAATGTTTTGCAGGCAAACTTTCATCATCCAAAACacaattgtgtgtttgtgggaaAAACTGAACCAACTACAATGCAATTCAGTGTAATCTGGCCAATTCTTAAAACCAAAAATGCTTCACACAAAGACATAATGCCATGCATTCTCCAGTTAGGTCTATATATGATGATgatttatagtaaatatttgtatgcaagattgtttaaaatatgtacatttaaaatgaattgtaaAAGGGATGAGGAATGGAATTCTAAAGAACAAAATATACTGTGCATTGTTTTTCTAAGAAAAAAAGAGGACAACACAATCTAGTTTTGAAAAGAAGGAATTGCTTTAAACACAACATTAGTGTTATTCCAACAAACATCCTAAGAATTCGACTTCAGCACTAAAAATGCTTTACAATAAATACTTAGCACTGTAACACTGTCACTTTAAAGCTGTTGATACTGACAACTGCTTACAGCATGTTATGATGGTAAGTGTGCGGTGGCCcttacattttgcattttgaattgttttgcgcacaaaacaaatacataacaCTAGAACAAAGATTTCTTTACACAGATGTCAATAACcactttttttgtcataaaacaaagtgaaaaataaaatgacgcTAAAGAAAAGCAAATGATATGTTTGCAGAATAATGCACATAATACAATTTCAATTATAAGATTTACAGCTGCACGCTGAAAGAGCATCGATGCGCTATGCCTAagctatatttatatatatgctGTGTTTAGTAATTTATGATAATGCAGTACTGCAACCAGGAAACATGCTCCATAGCGATAATATATTCTCATCTCTACACAAGATCTACATAGAGGTAAGAGGGAAAGATGGGGCAGGGTCTCAGTGCAGTAATCTCAGGGGCAAGGGCCGGGTTCTTTTAACTACCCTCCAGGTTTTGGGGTACCAAAGATGTCTTTGCGTGAGCCAGATGGAACAGTAAACATTTTCCGGAGCCTTCTGAAGTGCAGGGGGACCCCCCGGCGTGTCTGAACAGAAGTAAAAGTAAGTTGAGGGAAACAGTCGCTCCACCACGACGAGCCTTACATCACGGTCCTCAATGATATCTTCCTTGTGTTCACGAAACCTGCCTCGAGACATAGAGATAAGATTTCTATGAGACATGGAGTGCATGCGCTAGGTTGTTGACAAAGACAACAAACAGCTAGATTTTAGCAATGACATTTTAGCCACAGGTCATTTTTGATTAAGGCTTTGCGCACAGGTTATAAATCTTCTACCTTTAGTTTGACTTTCTGTTTGACTTTTCACACCTAAGTAAGATCAAACAAAGGCAATCCCCAAGTCTTATTGGACTAACCAATCAGCAGACCCCTTCTTCATGCCTCTAAACAGGAAGTAGCCGCCCAATTAGCCCGAATCTTCCCCGGACACCTTGAATCTCTATTTCTAGCTTGCATTCCAAGGCCACCATGTAAGGAACCTTAGAAACCTGATGTGCTAAGAGTCTGGGAGGGTCATGAACTATCAGGAGTTAAATATATCCATTCCCCTGAAGCCGTTTCTCATGTGGGTCTGTGGTATTTGACTGATAAGCCTCGGCAGAGGGTGAAAGGGTTTGGAGCAGTTGTTTGTCCTCTTGAGGGGGGAAGAAGGtgaaccgtgtgtgtgtgtgtgtgtgtggaagggAGGTGTGTGTAACACTGGTGCTGTGTCATCGTCAGTCGTACTGAAGGCATGCAGAAGCACATCTGAGAAGCATTTGGGGGTGGTCAATGACAAATATAGCAGCCATCTTGAGGAGAGCTACAGCATGCCAAATACAGAACAGATGCTGTGGGGCTCCTATTAACATCCTTTTACAGACAACAGTGGAAGGACTGACGTTGTTTCAAGTATGAAGAGGACAAAAACTTTGATAAGTTAAACGAAAGAAaccaaactttaataaaatgtttgaaaccttttaaaaaataaatgtaaagaccCACCAAAGTGTTTTGAAATCTGCAGCTTTGTTCGATGCATTGGGGACAGGCGCTAGATTCTAAAGATTCTAGAGAGCATTTGATTGGTCGGAAAAAACTGATAagaagctgaagtgcagaatgatgtcataaaaatgtatatatttaggtaAAAGTGAGAGACTTTGTTTTAAAAGGTCTGTTTTGAATCTTTATATGCATATTTTGTCAGTGTTTATAAGGCCAATATATATTCATACTAAAAGCCAAAAAAGTCCAAAAAGAATTTTGATTTTATAGGGACTTAAATATGAATCATCCATTTCTTTATAAATAAGGAAGTCATAAATTAATTATTCTCAATTGTCTTTCGACTTTATTGTATAAACCAAagaatacatgtttaaaatacatataaattattaaataaaggacaaaaacagtgcaaaaagaaaacaaccaCTAAGTACACTTAACAAGCGACTTAAATCTAATATGCAGGGAATGATGTCCAAAATAAAGTGCACAACTCTATCTGATTAAATCTGAATGCACTTCTGCTATTTTTAGTGCcagaagaaagagagcaacaCTGGACGACGCTCACACATTCAGATAGAAGCATACGCACACATCTTATTCTGTTTGATACTGCATGACGAGCAGTATCTGTTTGATACTGCATGAATATGAAGTATTGCACATCACAATAAAGGTATTTTCCCTATTTTTAGGCTGAGATTAAGAAGCAGAAAAAAAAGTGTCTGAAGCTTCACCTGGTTGGTCATCTGTCTGGGGATGTGTGCTAACAGCCACACTCCTGCACGCTCTCTGCCTGAGCCCGTCTGGGAGAACGCAGCTGCCGCAACGCAGCATCTCCATACTGGATTCCTGAACCCATACGCTCTGGATCCAGCTCTCCTATGTGACATGACAAACACAGTAGCTATGTTTACAATCTTTTTCATAAGCACAACTGAAAAGTAATAGCACATGTACTAGTGGTATTGTACCTGATTCTATTTTGTTTAGGATTTTCCGAGCACACTGGACAAAAGCTTCTTCCACATTCTCCCCTGTTAGTGCACTGGTCTCCAAGAACATGAGCTCTGGAAAAAAGGACAGCAATAATCAATTACGTTACTGATACTGATCACGCCTATATacgtttttaaaactttataagACTTTAGATGccacattttttaatatttaggtATGTATTGAAAAACATCAAAAGGATCAAAAATtactgaaatatttttaaactaatatttattaaagtagGCAATATAACATGTAAAAGTTCCCATAAACATTCCTTATCTACACAATGTCAATACATTAATACCCAATCTACAAGCTCATTGATGCGCCAATCTTCACTGTTATTACAGCTATCCTGTAGCGACCTCTTGTGGCATAGTTACAGGATGACATCAGATTAAATTTTGCCCTCAGTTACAGTATGAATTTAAATCAATTGTCAAAcacaatttaaatatataaatacacatctATACTTGTGCTAGAATGTTTAATAAAGATCAATTGTTATGAAACAACTTACCATTTTCTTGAGCAAATCGTGAGGCCTCCAGAAATGTGACTTCACGATCAGCATCCAGATCTTTCTTATTTCCACACAGTATGATCACTATATTCTGGCTGGCcagcatcctggcatctgtcagccAGTTGGTCAGAGCATTGTATGTTTCTCGACTAACATCCAGAGACAGACAAAGAGACAAAGTTTGAGAAATCAATACAGCTTTAGCTTCAGAAAGCACTTATGGATCTAAGTGTACATTGTCTAGTCCAAGGGTTGGCAAGGCGCACGTGATGGTCAATTAAATATTACTGCCGAAGACAATATAAGTGTGACTTTACCTGGTGATGTCATAAACAAGAAGAGCCCCTGCTGCCCCTCTGTAGTAGCTGCGTGTTACAGACCTGAGGAAGAAATCCTAACATTTAAACCTCTGAAATATACTACAGCGAATTttatccaaatatttttctattttatctAAAGCTTAATTTTTTGGGATGAAACTATATTTGCGTTCATATATCTGCATTACAGTAAATTAGCCATCAGTCACAATGACTACAGTAAATTAGCCATTAGCCAAATGACTACATCATATCAGCCTCAGGATATTAGGCCTTGTAATTCTGAGGA comes from the Triplophysa rosa linkage group LG9, Trosa_1v2, whole genome shotgun sequence genome and includes:
- the ccsapb gene encoding centriole, cilia and spindle-associated protein codes for the protein MVTKRIRSEYMKRFKDPKWDTYAKCYEDLLKYRLSRRLLEQAHNPWFWGEWGSETGSSGKSSPLSRNKVEPQDEKPAAEPEPEPEPIQDTITRDAEQNNQVVEEEKSRVCSPALIPETDTRTKNTPKPKCLSSHKSTRSKVKPHAIKDTDKENRHPFALYGAGEKQTDMASRKTHNVGPEASTADIHESALRAKTRRELEKQMRRVDKQRARSADLETSRNKIVPDYNPWMTEYMSCFSARSR
- the rab4a gene encoding ras-related protein Rab-4A; the protein is MSETYDFLFKFLVIGNAGTGKSCLLHQFIEKRFKDDSNHTIGVEFGSKIISVVNKFVKLQIWDTAGQERFRSVTRSYYRGAAGALLVYDITSRETYNALTNWLTDARMLASQNIVIILCGNKKDLDADREVTFLEASRFAQENELMFLETSALTGENVEEAFVQCARKILNKIESGELDPERMGSGIQYGDAALRQLRSPRRAQAESVQECGC